ACCATAGTGTGGAATAAATGGATCTTCATGCATCTTTTTACCGATTCCATGCCCCGCAAACTCTTTCACTACACTATAGTTTTTTGATTCTGAGAATGTTTGAATAGCATGAGATATGTCTCCAACACGATTTCCAACTTGAGCTTGTTCAATACCTACATTAAGTGCCTCTAATGTTGTATCTAACAATTTTTGTGCATCTTCTGAAATTTTTCCTACTGAATAACTCCACGCTGAATCAGCTAACCAACCATTTAAATTCACAACAAAATCAATCGTTACAATATCTCCTTCTTGAAGAGGTATTTCATTAGGGAATCCATGACAGATGACGTCATTTACTGAACCACAAGTAGCATATGGATAACCTTGAAAACCTTTTTGTTCTGGTGTAGCTCCGTGATCATGCAAATATTTTTCAACAAAAGCATCTATTTCTAAAGTTGAGATACCAGGTTTAATTAATTTACTAACTTGTTGATGGCACTCCGCTAATAAGATACCTGACTCTCTCATCAACAATATTTCATTTTTGTTCTTTAATCGAATCATCTTCAAAACTCCTTATTAAATTTTGATTTTTGAGACATGAAGTTTGATTATATTATGAAAGGTATCAATGAGATGTTCCTTTATTGTGAAATACTTAACTTATTTAAATGGTTATCTATTTTATATTTAAATTAGAACTTATTTTTGAGATGAATATAAAGTATGGTATGTTTAATAAATATAAAGGGTGGTATTAAAGATGAACATACAGCTATATATCAGCGATCATTGTATTGCCTGTGAAGAAGTGATCGATTATTTTAATGAAAAGAAAATAAAATATGAATTGATTAACGTAACACACGATCAAGAGCGATTTGATGAAGTACTCCGATTAGGAGGGATTGCCACGCCATTAATCGTATGGAATGGAGAGGTTATATACACGTTTGATCCTAATAAGTTTGAAACGATTTTGGAGGGAAAAGATGGATAAATTATCGTATTTATCTCAAATAAGTGTTTTTGATGAACTACCGAAGGAAGACTTGATGGAGCTTGATAAAATGGCTCCGATGTCAACCATTAAAAAAAATACAATTATACAAACACCTGAGAAATATCGTGAAGGTATGTATTTTCTTAAGGAAGGCAAATTAAGACTTTATAAAATTAATTCAGAAGGAAAGCAGTTTACTTTAGGTATTTTAGGTAAAGGAAATGTATTTGGAGAAATTGATTCTTTTTCATTTGGTACAAAGGATGTTTTTATTGAAACAATAGAGGATTCATTATTATGTTCTTTAAGTAAAACTCATTTCGAACAATTTATTGAGAAATATCCAAAAGTAGCTTTAAGACTTTTAAAAGCTTTAAGTGATCGTTTAAGAGAACGAGATGCAATGCTGGAAAAACTCGCTTTTGGAGATATTCGTACACGTATTTTACATTTATTGCTTAAACTTTCAGAGCAGTTTGGCATTAAAGAGGGAGATTATTATAAAATTGATTTGCCACTAACTCATCAAGAGTTAGCAAACATGATTGGGGCCACGAGAGAATCCGTTAGTGTGTTGTTAAAGGATTTAGTGAAAGAAGAAATCATACGTACAGGTAGAAAATCTATTCATCTTAAAATGGAATTAGCACAAGAACATTTA
The window above is part of the Chengkuizengella sp. SCS-71B genome. Proteins encoded here:
- the map gene encoding type I methionyl aminopeptidase gives rise to the protein MIRLKNKNEILLMRESGILLAECHQQVSKLIKPGISTLEIDAFVEKYLHDHGATPEQKGFQGYPYATCGSVNDVICHGFPNEIPLQEGDIVTIDFVVNLNGWLADSAWSYSVGKISEDAQKLLDTTLEALNVGIEQAQVGNRVGDISHAIQTFSESKNYSVVKEFAGHGIGKKMHEDPFIPHYGPADQGAYLEEGMVITIEPMLNIGAPYCKLDDDGWTARTTDGSLSTQYEHTLAITKNGPFILTEL
- a CDS encoding glutaredoxin family protein → MNIQLYISDHCIACEEVIDYFNEKKIKYELINVTHDQERFDEVLRLGGIATPLIVWNGEVIYTFDPNKFETILEGKDG
- a CDS encoding Crp/Fnr family transcriptional regulator, producing MDKLSYLSQISVFDELPKEDLMELDKMAPMSTIKKNTIIQTPEKYREGMYFLKEGKLRLYKINSEGKQFTLGILGKGNVFGEIDSFSFGTKDVFIETIEDSLLCSLSKTHFEQFIEKYPKVALRLLKALSDRLRERDAMLEKLAFGDIRTRILHLLLKLSEQFGIKEGDYYKIDLPLTHQELANMIGATRESVSVLLKDLVKEEIIRTGRKSIHLKMELAQEHLELSG